From Arachis stenosperma cultivar V10309 chromosome 2, arast.V10309.gnm1.PFL2, whole genome shotgun sequence, one genomic window encodes:
- the LOC130962231 gene encoding protein WHAT'S THIS FACTOR 1, chloroplastic-like, whose product MALCLPYQFSNNKLVSDLGSSFLSETSSLSCSTFRKQKEHNNDLSNISISIYCSSVKHVRDTGLDRRVVLKNKTRFIQKLKTLLLSKPKHYLPLHILSKCWSYLTLSTPHSILAMIHRYPSIFELFTIPWPPKPLNATKLYPQLCVRLTPAAAALAAEELTLQSSISTTLATKLQKLLMLSSHHRLLLSKLVHLAPDLGLPPNFRSRLCNDFPDKFKTVETSYGRALELVSWDSNLAKPLPPLAFRSPDLIVDRPLKFKQLRLRKGLNIKRRHQSFLLKFEEIPELCPYRNPVDSLAKVSLEAEKRSCSVVREVLGMMIEKSTLIDHLTHFRKEFGLPNKLRAMIKRHPELFYVSLKGQRHSVFLVEGFGEKGELLEKDEILFLRNKWSELVRESKRMRRERRRGRIDKFLGGFSDTDENNEDDSDVDYDDNFDIDNFEDGYDDGFEEIFEDLDFEAKHDDHSGLLAQNMNGEFWTAGHFPIQTGVDEEQVQPW is encoded by the coding sequence ATGGCATTGTGCCTTCCTTATCAATTCAGTAATAACAAACTAGTCAGTGACTTAGGTTCCAGCTTTCTTTCCGAGACATCTTCTTTGTCCTGTTCCACCTTCAGAAAACAAAAGGAACATAATAATGACCTCAGCAACATCTCGATTTCAATTTATTGTTCCTCAGTCAAACATGTACGTGACACTGGTCTTGATAGGCGTGTTGTTTTGAAGAATAAAACTCGGTTTATTCAAAAGCTGAAAACCTTACTTCTTTCTAAACCAAAACATTATCTTCCTCTTCACATTCTCTCTAAATGCTGGTCTTATCTTACTCTTTCTACGCCTCACTCCATACTTGCTATGATCCATCGGTACCCTTCTATTTTTGAACTCTTCACTATACCATGGCCACCTAAgccacttaatgcaacaaagTTATATCCTCAACTATGTGTGCGTCTAACTCCAGCTGCTGCTGCCCTTGCTGCTGAGGAACTCACTCTTCAATCCTCCATTTCCACCACTTTGGCAACCAAACTCCAGAAGCTTCTTATGTTATCATCTCACCACCGGTTACTCCTATCAAAGTTGGTTCACCTTGCTCCAGATCTTGGTCTTCCTCCTAATTTTAGATCCCGTTTGTGCAACGATTTTCCAGATAAATTCAAGACTGTTGAAACTTCCTATGGCCGTGCACTTGAGCTTGTATCTTGGGACTCGAACTTGGCAAAGCCTTTACCGCCTCTTGCATTTCGTTCTCCTGATTTAATAGTTGATCGGCCTTTAAAGTTCAAACAACTAAGACTTAGAAAAGGGCTTAACATAAAGAGACGTCACCAGAGTTTCTTGCTAAAATTTGAAGAAATTCCCGAATTGTGCCCTTATAGGAACCCTGTTGATTCTTTAGCCAAGGTATCATTGGAAGCAGAAAAGAGATCTTGCTCTGTAGTAAGAGAGGTTCTTGGGATGATGATTGAAAAGAGTACTTTAATAGACCACTTGACCCATTTCAGAAAGGAATTCGGTCTCCCAAACAAGTTGAGAGCAATGATTAAAAGACATCCGGAATTGTTTTATGTGAGTTTGAAAGGGCAGCGGCACTCCGTTTTCTTGGTAGAGGGGTTTGGTGAGAAGGGTGAGTTATTGGAGAAGGATGAGATATTGTTCTTACGCAATAAATGGAGTGAGTTAGTTAGGGAATCGAAGAGAATGAGACGAGAACGAAGAAGGGGCAGGATTGACAAGTTTCTTGGTGGTTTCAGTGATACTGATGAAAATAATGAGGACGACAGTGATGTTGATTATGATGACAATTTTGATATTGATAATTTTGAAGATGGTTATGATGATGGTTTTGAGGAAATATTTGAAGACTTGGATTTTGAGGCTAAGCATGATGACCATAGTGGTTTGCTTGCCCAAAATATGAATGGTGAATTTTGGACGGCAGGACATTTTCCTATTCAAACTGGGGTCGATGAAGAACAAGTGCAGCCTTGGTAG